Proteins from a genomic interval of Mycoplasmopsis columboralis:
- a CDS encoding ZIP family metal transporter produces MNEFLNQLYTNLWILTGNSGAAKFIIVLIFLLILLLIPVVISVFFPLLKNKLSNRSKVYLYAFTTGFFIVMSTFGFMRESLEISSTSSNALAIPFNWQHRELYVYAYNILLVGGGVIFGILSAFFIKYVISYQINKKLMGNKKLRVFVHEHSDESGHKHTHEHPDHIFNSQDNAVVIEKTLTDKVEAKLKVIALILLLTHRIPEGLLLGYNINLMLNNQTNSLSFVFLLSLILHLIPEEIVFYYRLRDSGFSKWSSLFISLLGLFLFLPFMLIGAFAGDFISGIWELRSFIYAFIGGIFLFTSLVEFFPEFYHHNMDKNRWFSVIVMLFLGVIFAVILLSIHTHR; encoded by the coding sequence ATGAATGAATTTTTAAATCAACTTTATACCAATTTATGAATTTTAACAGGTAATTCTGGCGCAGCTAAATTCATAATTGTTTTGATTTTCTTACTGATTTTATTACTGATTCCAGTGGTGATATCGGTATTTTTTCCTTTGCTTAAAAATAAATTAAGCAACCGATCAAAAGTATATTTATATGCTTTTACCACTGGATTTTTTATTGTCATGTCCACTTTTGGATTCATGCGAGAGTCACTTGAAATATCATCTACTTCTTCAAATGCTTTAGCAATTCCTTTTAATTGACAACATCGTGAGTTGTATGTATACGCTTATAACATCTTACTTGTTGGTGGTGGAGTTATTTTTGGGATTTTATCGGCTTTCTTTATTAAGTACGTTATTTCATATCAAATTAATAAAAAATTAATGGGAAACAAAAAACTAAGAGTTTTTGTGCATGAACATTCAGATGAAAGTGGTCATAAACACACTCATGAGCACCCTGATCACATTTTTAACTCCCAAGATAATGCTGTTGTAATTGAAAAAACTTTAACTGACAAAGTGGAAGCCAAATTAAAAGTAATTGCTTTGATTTTGCTGCTCACTCATCGTATTCCTGAAGGTTTGCTTTTAGGATACAACATTAATTTAATGCTAAATAATCAAACCAATTCACTTTCTTTTGTGTTTTTACTTAGTTTAATTTTGCACCTAATTCCAGAAGAAATTGTTTTTTATTATCGGCTTAGAGATAGCGGATTTTCAAAATGAAGCTCGCTATTTATATCGCTTTTAGGATTGTTTTTATTCTTGCCATTTATGCTTATTGGTGCCTTTGCTGGTGATTTTATTAGCGGAATTTGAGAACTTAGATCCTTTATTTATGCATTTATTGGTGGTATTTTCTTATTTACCTCACTGGTTGAATTTTTCCCAGAATTTTATCACCACAACATGGATAAAAACCGCTGATTTTCAGTAATTGTTATGTTGTTTTTAGGAGTGATTTTTGCAGTTATTTTACTCTCAATACACACTCATAGATAA
- a CDS encoding YebC/PmpR family DNA-binding transcriptional regulator, with product MAGHSHSANIAHRKNAQDAARGKIFQKLSKEIFVAASGAGGADPDKNPALKLAISKARSKNMPKDNIERAIAKARGDKGASSFVETVFNATVSGGATFIVVTLSDNLNRVKSNIQSYFNKQNATLGKTGQVPFAFDKKGIIEIDKALVDEDTLMMIALENGADNIETEESSYVITSLPEDFSALKNALEENLSINDFIQCEVTYLPNMYVEYDAEKQQKLLEFVDKLKEDDDVQDVYHNIEVNE from the coding sequence ATGGCCGGACATTCACACTCAGCAAATATTGCACACCGTAAAAACGCACAAGATGCAGCAAGAGGAAAGATTTTCCAAAAACTTTCAAAGGAAATTTTTGTTGCAGCTTCAGGAGCTGGAGGAGCTGATCCAGATAAAAACCCAGCATTAAAACTTGCTATTTCAAAAGCTAGAAGTAAAAACATGCCTAAAGATAACATTGAAAGAGCAATTGCTAAAGCTCGTGGAGATAAAGGAGCTTCATCATTTGTGGAAACTGTGTTTAATGCTACTGTTTCAGGAGGAGCTACTTTTATTGTTGTAACTTTATCAGATAATTTAAACAGAGTTAAATCAAATATTCAATCATACTTTAACAAGCAAAATGCTACTTTAGGAAAAACCGGACAAGTACCTTTTGCTTTTGATAAAAAAGGGATTATTGAAATTGATAAAGCTTTAGTAGATGAAGATACTTTAATGATGATTGCTCTTGAAAATGGTGCAGATAACATTGAAACTGAAGAATCTTCATATGTTATTACTTCACTTCCAGAAGACTTTAGTGCTCTTAAAAACGCTTTAGAAGAAAATCTTTCAATTAATGATTTTATTCAATGTGAAGTAACATATTTACCAAATATGTATGTTGAATATGATGCAGAAAAACAACAAAAACTTTTAGAATTTGTTGACAAACTTAAAGAAGATGATGATGTGCAAGATGTATATCACAACATAGAAGTTAACGAATAA
- the nadE gene encoding NAD(+) synthase, with amino-acid sequence MSKITSYQNNKAIYNKETALKYLATIERFLKNKVAKAHAQGVVVGISSGIDSSLVFAIAKRVFGAKAIGVVMPVIKMTQSDLNHIKELEIATNSKFMVKDLTKTFESITQELQVSNPLAVANIKPRLRMTTLYAIAQENNSLVLGTDNADEVFVGYFTKFGDGGADLLPISKLTKGEVAYLASLVGVPESIIKKDPSAGLWEGQTDEQELGFSYAQLDFYLNHLNEPKKLKEVLSDKVIAKIEQLHKNSQHKRDRIYTPVNVK; translated from the coding sequence ATGAGCAAAATAACTTCGTATCAAAATAACAAAGCAATTTACAATAAAGAAACAGCTTTAAAATATCTAGCAACAATTGAGCGATTTCTCAAAAACAAAGTCGCCAAAGCTCATGCGCAAGGAGTTGTTGTTGGAATTAGTAGTGGAATAGATTCATCGTTGGTTTTTGCTATTGCAAAACGTGTTTTTGGCGCTAAAGCCATTGGTGTGGTCATGCCAGTAATTAAAATGACTCAAAGTGACTTAAATCACATCAAAGAACTTGAAATAGCTACCAATTCAAAATTTATGGTTAAAGATTTAACCAAAACTTTTGAAAGCATTACTCAAGAATTGCAAGTAAGCAATCCTTTAGCTGTGGCAAATATAAAACCACGTTTGAGAATGACTACATTATATGCAATAGCTCAAGAAAATAATTCACTTGTGCTTGGAACTGATAATGCGGATGAAGTTTTTGTTGGATACTTCACTAAATTCGGAGATGGAGGAGCTGATTTACTCCCTATTTCTAAATTAACCAAAGGGGAAGTAGCTTATTTAGCTTCGCTTGTTGGAGTGCCTGAAAGCATTATTAAAAAAGATCCTTCAGCAGGTCTTTGAGAAGGACAAACTGATGAGCAAGAGCTTGGATTTTCATATGCACAGCTTGATTTTTATTTAAATCACTTAAATGAACCTAAAAAACTCAAAGAAGTATTAAGTGATAAAGTAATTGCTAAAATTGAGCAATTACATAAAAACTCTCAACACAAAAGAGATCGTATTTATACCCCAGTAAATGTAAAATAG
- the lon gene encoding endopeptidase La, which produces MTKKQDIYEIDMHKALYLTTDMDNVAYPGAIHTFTIDLKQEPANAARLNLITKSNENHEHDLSAGFVILYRAGNFESYPDANESMRELQLGRDEDTGLDLYKNGIYAKLIEVLKYGDKRSLVYKVLAPFEVDKIKSATSLIKLDQDNSEEVILKNQVSGKIDWEAVIYADFESHAKDFKKENFREYFKELLDKYPSGKGDFTSNLFQRFQHSLDTPTTVKSVLQFMNDYPAYLSDGEPKKSFDTEFTILSFLSKLVAADIVKYKFLYEYHWDSFIEFLKMVQQSVLYIASIEHRINRKIATKLNEQQDDYMLRERYKTLKEMVSKDEDLDEYQELLKNPKMSKRYPIWIQKSIEKETNRISEMMITSPEVNITKTYIELMKKLPWRITQKEKLDIEKVQKTLDKYHYGLKEVKDRIIEHIAVLIKAKRMTADKDKKKISVDKNTEIDLTLFKDNQNELQSFNNVPILTLIGPPGTGKTSLTKAIAEALGRKMVKVSLGGVRDEAEIRGHRKTYVGAMPGKIIKAIQKAKVSNPIILLDEIDKMSSDAIKGDPASAMLEVLDPEQNTKFQDHYLEHEYDLSKVIFIATANYYEGIPEALLDRVELIDVPAYTLSEKMQIARKHLLAKVIEQSYINENLFKVSDEMLEYIIKHYTRESGVRGLKKVLDKIARKISKLSEFDQKITEFEITPAVLDEFLGPIIFNTEKPEPEYGAGVVNGLAYTSYGGSSLQIEVNIFPGKGELKLTGSLKEVMQESAVISLSYVRANAKRFGIEDFNFEDKVLHIHVPEGATPKDGPSAGVTFTTAILSAIKNHPVSTKYAMTGEITLRGRVLEIGGLREKSFAAYQQKIKYVFIPADNQRNLLKVPNEIKSKLVYIPVETYDDIYEVLFEGKKPKKEIVTLEDAE; this is translated from the coding sequence ATGACAAAAAAACAAGACATTTACGAAATCGATATGCATAAAGCCTTATATCTAACAACAGATATGGATAATGTAGCTTATCCTGGAGCAATCCATACTTTTACTATCGATCTTAAACAAGAACCTGCTAATGCTGCACGACTAAATTTAATTACTAAATCAAATGAAAACCATGAGCATGATTTATCAGCAGGATTTGTTATTTTATATCGGGCAGGGAATTTTGAAAGTTATCCAGATGCTAATGAAAGTATGCGTGAATTGCAATTAGGCCGGGATGAAGACACTGGATTAGATTTATATAAAAACGGAATTTATGCTAAATTAATTGAGGTTTTAAAATATGGAGATAAACGTTCTTTAGTATATAAAGTTTTAGCTCCTTTTGAAGTGGACAAAATTAAATCAGCTACTTCGTTAATTAAATTAGATCAAGATAACTCTGAAGAAGTAATTTTAAAAAATCAAGTAAGTGGAAAAATTGATTGAGAAGCAGTTATTTATGCTGATTTTGAAAGCCATGCAAAAGACTTCAAAAAAGAAAACTTTAGAGAATATTTTAAAGAATTGTTAGACAAATATCCTTCTGGTAAAGGAGATTTTACAAGTAATTTGTTCCAAAGATTTCAACATTCTTTAGACACTCCAACAACTGTAAAATCAGTATTACAGTTTATGAATGATTACCCAGCTTATTTAAGCGATGGCGAACCTAAGAAAAGTTTTGATACTGAATTTACCATTTTAAGTTTCTTGAGTAAGTTAGTTGCAGCTGATATTGTAAAGTACAAATTTTTATACGAATACCATTGAGATTCATTTATAGAATTTTTAAAAATGGTTCAACAATCTGTTCTTTATATTGCGTCAATTGAGCATAGAATCAATCGTAAAATTGCAACTAAACTTAATGAACAACAAGATGATTACATGCTTAGAGAGAGATATAAAACTCTTAAAGAAATGGTATCTAAAGATGAAGATCTTGATGAATATCAAGAACTTCTTAAAAATCCAAAAATGTCAAAAAGATATCCGATTTGAATTCAAAAATCAATCGAAAAAGAAACTAATCGTATCTCAGAAATGATGATTACTTCTCCAGAAGTTAATATCACTAAAACTTATATTGAGTTAATGAAAAAACTTCCTTGAAGAATCACTCAAAAAGAAAAACTTGACATTGAAAAAGTTCAAAAAACTTTAGATAAATATCACTACGGACTTAAAGAAGTTAAAGACAGAATCATTGAACATATTGCTGTTTTAATAAAAGCAAAACGTATGACAGCTGATAAAGATAAAAAGAAAATCTCAGTTGATAAAAACACTGAAATTGACTTAACTTTGTTTAAAGACAATCAAAATGAATTGCAATCATTTAACAATGTACCAATTTTAACTTTAATTGGTCCTCCAGGAACTGGAAAAACCTCTCTAACTAAAGCTATTGCTGAGGCGCTAGGGCGTAAAATGGTAAAAGTTTCTTTAGGGGGAGTACGTGATGAAGCTGAAATTCGTGGACATAGAAAAACTTACGTTGGAGCTATGCCTGGAAAAATTATTAAAGCCATTCAAAAAGCTAAAGTATCTAACCCAATTATTTTGCTTGATGAAATTGATAAAATGTCTTCTGATGCCATTAAAGGAGATCCAGCTAGTGCAATGCTTGAAGTGTTAGATCCTGAGCAAAATACAAAATTCCAAGATCACTATCTTGAACATGAATATGATCTTTCAAAAGTTATTTTTATTGCAACAGCCAACTATTATGAAGGAATTCCTGAGGCTTTATTAGACCGTGTTGAATTAATTGATGTTCCTGCTTATACATTAAGTGAAAAAATGCAAATTGCTCGTAAGCACTTACTTGCTAAAGTAATTGAACAATCATACATTAATGAAAACTTGTTTAAAGTATCTGATGAAATGCTTGAATACATTATCAAACATTACACTCGTGAAAGTGGAGTGCGTGGACTTAAAAAAGTTTTGGATAAAATAGCCCGTAAAATTAGTAAATTAAGTGAGTTTGATCAAAAAATTACTGAATTTGAAATTACTCCTGCTGTTCTTGATGAGTTTTTAGGTCCAATTATTTTCAATACTGAAAAACCAGAACCTGAATATGGAGCTGGTGTTGTTAATGGACTTGCTTACACTTCATATGGAGGGTCTTCATTACAAATTGAAGTTAATATTTTCCCAGGTAAAGGTGAATTAAAATTAACCGGTTCACTCAAAGAAGTAATGCAAGAATCAGCCGTGATCTCACTTTCATATGTTAGAGCAAATGCAAAACGTTTTGGGATTGAAGATTTCAACTTTGAGGATAAAGTATTACACATTCACGTTCCTGAAGGAGCTACTCCAAAAGATGGACCTTCTGCTGGAGTTACCTTTACAACCGCGATTTTATCAGCAATTAAAAACCATCCAGTATCTACAAAATACGCAATGACTGGTGAAATTACACTAAGGGGAAGAGTTCTTGAAATTGGTGGTCTTAGAGAAAAATCATTTGCAGCTTACCAACAAAAAATCAAGTACGTATTTATTCCAGCTGATAATCAAAGAAACTTACTTAAAGTTCCAAATGAAATTAAAAGTAAGTTAGTATATATTCCTGTAGAGACTTATGATGACATTTACGAAGTTCTTTTTGAAGGTAAAAAACCTAAAAAAGAGATCGTAACTTTAGAAGATGCAGAATAA
- a CDS encoding class I tRNA ligase family protein, which yields MNKEYDFLQIDQKWQTYWETHKSFEPLDNFDLPKKYILSMFPYPSGKIHMGHVRNYSIGDAIARFYRRKGYNVFHPFGWDAFGLPAENAAIKHQVHPKKWTYENIAAMDTEIKKLGISVAWDHELITADESYTKWEQFLFIKLWEKGLIYKQKSSLNFCEKDNTVLANEQVIDGKCWRCDNLIIQKEMDTYYLKITAYADELVADLKTLENHWPSQVLSMQNNWIGKSNEFKIPLIIKNLLTNETLELNVFESNFNLIANADFLALGNSHPLVKELLEAKVLNQQQMQVVDKIASNLSNKVFGDKLALKLPYQATIKNTSVTLDLYLTDFASINLTKNIQFASSENKTHATFMQVNNIVASKTSQAQLSADNFTKEVKYNLRDWGISRQRYWGTPVPLIHCQNCQTIPADIDNLPLKLPDNVVFTGQGNPLDQAQEWINITCHKCGGPARRETDTLDTFFESSWYFLRYSTPSNLRDALLFDKSKLQYWNQVDEYIGGIEHAILHLLYARFFTKALADLDLVPFREPFANLLTQGMVLKDGAKMSKSKGNTVEPSEMIAKYGADTTRLFILFAAPPAKELEWSDSGVSGAYKFIKRLWERSFEVNPQSDFKNINHAQLSPQEKSARYKLYWGLKKEAEIFLKRENEYAFNTLISWTMETLNEYDKVNNEILITEMFYVLLHILEPFIPHFAWELSEKFFNLKNLYDFKIDEEALELSQITYAVTVNGKVRCEISVDKTLNKEQVLTLAKEAAQKWLTNTTIIKEIFVPNKLINFVIK from the coding sequence ATGAACAAAGAATATGATTTTTTACAAATAGATCAAAAATGACAAACCTATTGAGAGACCCACAAAAGTTTTGAACCACTTGATAATTTTGATTTGCCCAAAAAATATATTTTAAGTATGTTCCCATATCCAAGTGGGAAAATTCATATGGGTCATGTAAGAAATTACTCAATTGGAGATGCAATTGCTCGTTTTTATCGTCGTAAAGGGTACAATGTTTTTCATCCTTTTGGATGAGATGCTTTTGGATTACCAGCTGAAAACGCAGCTATAAAACATCAAGTGCATCCAAAAAAATGAACCTACGAAAACATTGCGGCTATGGATACTGAAATTAAAAAACTTGGAATTTCGGTAGCTTGAGATCACGAATTAATTACAGCTGATGAAAGTTACACTAAATGAGAACAATTCTTATTTATTAAACTTTGAGAAAAAGGATTAATTTACAAACAAAAAAGCTCATTAAATTTTTGTGAAAAAGATAATACTGTTTTAGCTAATGAGCAAGTTATTGATGGTAAATGTTGACGTTGTGATAATTTAATTATTCAAAAAGAGATGGATACTTACTATTTAAAAATTACTGCCTATGCTGATGAGTTGGTTGCTGATTTAAAAACTCTAGAAAATCACTGACCTTCGCAAGTTTTATCAATGCAAAATAATTGAATTGGTAAAAGTAATGAATTTAAAATTCCTTTAATTATAAAAAATTTATTAACCAATGAAACTTTGGAATTAAATGTTTTTGAAAGTAATTTTAATTTAATTGCCAACGCTGATTTTTTAGCACTTGGAAACTCTCATCCTCTTGTTAAAGAACTTCTAGAAGCCAAAGTTTTAAATCAACAACAAATGCAAGTGGTTGATAAAATTGCTTCTAACTTAAGCAATAAAGTATTTGGAGATAAACTGGCTTTAAAATTGCCTTATCAAGCAACTATTAAAAATACTAGTGTGACTTTAGATTTATACTTAACAGATTTTGCAAGTATTAATTTAACCAAAAATATTCAATTTGCAAGCTCTGAAAATAAAACTCACGCAACATTTATGCAAGTAAATAATATTGTAGCTTCAAAAACTTCGCAAGCTCAGTTAAGTGCTGATAATTTCACCAAAGAAGTTAAATATAATCTTAGAGACTGAGGAATTTCGCGTCAAAGATATTGAGGAACACCAGTTCCACTTATTCATTGTCAAAATTGTCAAACAATTCCAGCTGATATTGATAATTTACCGTTGAAATTACCCGATAATGTTGTATTTACCGGTCAAGGAAATCCACTTGATCAAGCACAAGAGTGAATTAATATTACTTGTCATAAATGTGGTGGTCCTGCGCGCAGAGAAACTGATACTTTAGATACATTCTTTGAATCTAGTTGATACTTTTTAAGATATTCAACTCCATCTAATTTAAGAGATGCTCTTCTTTTTGATAAGTCAAAATTACAATACTGAAATCAAGTTGACGAATATATTGGAGGTATTGAACACGCCATTTTGCACCTTCTTTATGCGAGATTTTTCACTAAAGCTCTTGCTGATTTAGATTTAGTACCTTTTAGAGAACCATTTGCAAATTTACTCACTCAAGGGATGGTTCTTAAAGATGGGGCTAAAATGTCTAAATCAAAAGGTAACACTGTTGAACCTTCTGAAATGATTGCGAAATATGGTGCTGATACTACAAGATTGTTTATTTTGTTTGCAGCCCCACCAGCCAAAGAGCTAGAATGAAGTGATTCAGGAGTTTCTGGAGCATATAAATTTATTAAACGATTATGAGAACGTTCATTTGAAGTTAATCCACAAAGTGATTTTAAAAATATCAACCACGCTCAATTAAGTCCTCAAGAAAAAAGCGCTCGTTATAAACTTTATTGAGGGCTAAAAAAAGAAGCGGAAATTTTCTTAAAAAGAGAAAATGAATATGCTTTTAATACTTTAATTTCATGAACTATGGAAACTTTAAACGAATATGATAAAGTCAATAATGAGATTTTAATTACTGAAATGTTTTATGTTCTTTTACACATTTTGGAACCATTTATTCCGCATTTTGCTTGAGAATTATCTGAAAAGTTCTTTAATTTAAAAAACTTATATGACTTTAAAATAGATGAGGAAGCTTTAGAATTATCTCAAATCACATATGCAGTTACCGTTAATGGAAAAGTACGTTGCGAAATTAGTGTTGATAAAACTTTAAATAAAGAACAAGTGTTGACTTTAGCCAAAGAAGCAGCTCAAAAGTGATTGACTAACACAACAATAATTAAAGAAATTTTTGTTCCTAACAAATTAATTAATTTTGTTATTAAATAA
- a CDS encoding MPN527 family putative ECF transporter permease subunit, with the protein MRKKTKRKSHCCIDKNISGHFLKSNTSTLKDYSPNNYIKYGVNDYRDISKIATSGLVLALALLFSAFSKFTPTVFSFLQFNFSLIPILFGFYLVGWKYGLGIIFINFLISPLFIPSSESFDIRYLGQFNLLMMHLIFVFIQIYSFKYIFRFTKNRFGTPQCSKHLLKRQWIIYLFSVASTLIITIFLLSTLNTFFVNLLYFKLLLKIPFSFESVIDAYKNFKVIFFNIDNYYAGSYVLYFVFNLLNLLLNLVVISLIWMTDWKTHFITNIKKKHNIFY; encoded by the coding sequence ATGAGGAAGAAAACAAAACGAAAATCGCATTGTTGCATTGATAAAAACATTAGCGGACATTTTTTAAAATCTAATACTTCAACCTTAAAAGATTACTCACCAAATAACTACATTAAATATGGCGTTAATGATTATCGTGACATTTCCAAAATAGCCACTTCAGGTTTAGTTTTAGCTTTAGCATTGCTTTTTAGTGCTTTTAGCAAATTTACTCCAACAGTTTTTAGTTTTTTACAATTTAATTTTTCACTTATTCCGATATTATTTGGTTTTTATTTAGTGGGTTGAAAATATGGACTTGGAATTATCTTTATTAATTTTTTAATTTCGCCTTTATTTATTCCTTCATCAGAAAGTTTTGATATCCGCTATTTGGGACAATTTAACTTACTAATGATGCATTTGATTTTTGTGTTTATACAAATTTATAGTTTCAAATACATTTTTAGATTTACCAAAAACAGATTTGGCACTCCACAGTGTTCTAAGCATTTGTTAAAAAGACAATGAATTATTTACTTATTTTCAGTTGCTAGTACTTTGATAATTACCATTTTTCTTTTATCAACTTTAAATACTTTTTTTGTTAATTTACTTTATTTTAAACTCTTATTGAAAATACCTTTTTCATTTGAAAGCGTCATTGATGCTTATAAAAACTTTAAAGTTATTTTCTTTAATATTGATAATTATTATGCTGGATCGTATGTGCTTTACTTTGTTTTCAACTTATTGAATTTATTGCTAAACTTAGTAGTTATTTCTCTAATTTGAATGACAGATTGAAAAACACATTTTATTACCAATATCAAGAAAAAACACAATATTTTTTATTAA
- the upp gene encoding uracil phosphoribosyltransferase codes for MLKVLSHPLIDIKLTKMRSVHTDHLGFKNNLNEIASLMVYEIMREYQTKDKTIITPLNETFVGKDFDKEIIIVPILRAGLGMVDGLIQLMPQARVGHIGIYRNEETLQPVEYFYKMPEVSKDSKIIVVDPMLATGNSAVDAISTLFKHGFTDIELVCLVGVEQGVKNVEQHFGSEFKIYLAALDEKLNEKGYIQPGLGDAGDRIFGTK; via the coding sequence ATGTTAAAAGTACTTTCACACCCTTTAATAGACATCAAATTAACTAAAATGCGTTCAGTGCACACTGATCATTTAGGTTTTAAAAACAATCTCAATGAAATAGCTTCATTGATGGTGTACGAAATTATGCGTGAATATCAAACTAAAGACAAAACTATTATTACTCCTTTAAATGAAACTTTTGTTGGAAAAGATTTTGATAAAGAAATTATTATTGTTCCTATTTTAAGAGCCGGATTGGGAATGGTTGATGGATTGATTCAACTTATGCCTCAAGCAAGAGTTGGACATATTGGAATTTACCGAAACGAAGAAACCTTGCAACCAGTAGAATATTTTTACAAAATGCCTGAAGTAAGCAAAGATTCTAAAATTATTGTTGTTGATCCAATGCTAGCAACTGGTAATTCAGCAGTAGATGCTATTTCAACTTTATTTAAACACGGTTTTACTGATATTGAATTAGTTTGCTTAGTTGGAGTGGAACAAGGGGTAAAAAACGTTGAGCAACATTTTGGAAGTGAATTTAAAATTTACCTGGCAGCTTTAGATGAAAAATTAAATGAAAAAGGATATATTCAACCAGGACTTGGAGATGCTGGTGATAGAATATTTGGAACTAAGTAA
- a CDS encoding MscL family protein: protein MKKNLFTLAVKDAKGQLKKGNIVMLAVAFILGTVFGAVVSSFANDILMGAIANVVGKQDLDGLAYGAIKYGRFIGVLIYFVIVTFFVFVFLVGYFLIVRYREQRKLAKNPVKEEVVAPALTTEQLILEELKALNSKMSKK, encoded by the coding sequence ATGAAAAAGAATTTATTTACACTAGCTGTAAAGGATGCGAAAGGACAACTTAAAAAAGGTAACATAGTAATGTTAGCGGTAGCTTTCATTTTAGGTACCGTTTTTGGAGCTGTTGTTTCATCTTTTGCAAATGACATTTTAATGGGTGCTATTGCTAATGTTGTAGGAAAACAAGATTTAGATGGTCTTGCTTACGGAGCAATCAAATACGGAAGATTTATTGGTGTTTTAATTTACTTTGTAATTGTTACATTCTTTGTATTTGTATTCTTAGTTGGATACTTCTTAATTGTTAGATACAGAGAACAAAGAAAATTAGCTAAAAACCCAGTTAAAGAAGAAGTGGTTGCACCAGCTCTTACTACAGAACAATTAATCTTAGAAGAGCTTAAAGCACTTAACTCAAAAATGTCAAAAAAATAA
- a CDS encoding Smr/MutS family protein, with protein sequence MSKNIQIDLHGLTWESAQSKILFLIEELKTYKVDTVLFITGKGTQTLKTNTTYLLDQNFIDWEYVNKNGAILAYIQEDNIYFGEENYSNSDDQKNIEEIFEKFKDSI encoded by the coding sequence ATGTCTAAAAATATACAAATAGATTTACATGGTCTTACTTGAGAAAGTGCTCAAAGTAAAATTTTATTTCTAATTGAAGAATTAAAAACTTATAAAGTTGATACTGTTTTGTTTATTACAGGAAAAGGAACTCAAACACTAAAAACAAATACTACCTATTTACTTGATCAAAATTTTATCGATTGAGAATATGTTAATAAAAATGGAGCAATATTAGCTTATATTCAAGAAGATAATATTTATTTTGGTGAAGAAAATTATTCAAATTCTGATGATCAAAAAAATATAGAAGAAATTTTTGAAAAATTTAAAGATAGTATATAA
- a CDS encoding cysteine hydrolase family protein: protein MKNKLIIVIDMLNGFAKFGPLASENVNKIIPGIYKKLSRGDDVIFIADAHSEEDLEMQIYPLHCAINSQEAEIVEELQEFVNSDNLYYKNTTNAFWELLQKRDSKNNSHIFEKYDQFELMGCCTDICVLQLALSMRTYFNKISMNKDIVVDSSLVATFDSPNHNAKEFHDFALKVMQQAGIKII from the coding sequence ATGAAAAATAAGTTAATTATTGTTATTGATATGCTTAATGGATTTGCTAAATTCGGTCCTTTAGCAAGCGAAAATGTCAATAAAATCATCCCAGGAATTTACAAAAAACTTTCAAGAGGAGATGATGTGATTTTTATTGCCGATGCACATTCAGAAGAAGATTTAGAAATGCAAATTTATCCCCTTCATTGTGCAATTAATTCGCAAGAAGCTGAAATTGTTGAAGAATTGCAAGAATTTGTAAATTCAGATAATTTGTATTACAAAAATACCACTAATGCTTTTTGGGAATTACTTCAAAAAAGAGATTCAAAAAATAATTCACACATTTTTGAAAAATATGATCAATTTGAATTGATGGGTTGCTGTACAGATATATGCGTACTTCAATTAGCCTTATCAATGAGAACATACTTTAATAAAATTTCTATGAATAAAGATATTGTTGTTGATTCTTCATTGGTTGCTACTTTCGATAGTCCAAACCACAATGCTAAAGAATTTCATGATTTTGCTTTAAAAGTAATGCAACAAGCAGGAATTAAAATTATTTAA